Proteins found in one Candidatus Nitrosopelagicus brevis genomic segment:
- the hisG gene encoding ATP phosphoribosyltransferase gives MSKVKFAIPKGSLEEATFKLLESSWTRVSRKSRTYRVFLDDPEIMVKMLRPQEIPNLVSDGLYDVGITGKDWINETKSDVDPLLDLEYGKIKLVIAIPDTLKFKNFDQMIAEYAKKKKILRLSSEYLTNASKFIKSCKSYKKAFGNKDPMIITPWMRVGTNKNVQIHLSFGATEAKPPEDVDAIMDVTETGTTLKQNGLKIIDTVMKSSAHLIANKQSLKDKNKREKIFDIVTLMSGAVQGKKYLHLYLNIKENNLKKLLKELPSLKKPTVSPLSEKGWVGVNTVILKTDFHKLIPKLRKIAQGIVVHEPRQILQLEEIKRDEEN, from the coding sequence ATGTCCAAAGTAAAATTTGCAATCCCAAAAGGCAGTCTAGAAGAGGCTACATTCAAGCTTCTTGAAAGCTCATGGACTAGAGTTAGTAGAAAAAGTAGAACGTATCGTGTTTTTTTAGATGATCCTGAAATTATGGTAAAAATGTTAAGACCTCAGGAAATTCCTAATCTGGTTTCAGATGGATTGTATGATGTTGGAATTACAGGAAAAGATTGGATTAATGAAACCAAATCTGATGTTGATCCTTTACTTGATTTAGAATATGGAAAAATAAAATTAGTAATTGCAATTCCTGACACATTAAAATTCAAAAATTTTGATCAAATGATTGCAGAATATGCTAAAAAGAAAAAGATTCTCCGCCTATCTTCAGAATATCTCACAAATGCTTCAAAGTTTATCAAAAGTTGTAAATCATACAAAAAAGCATTTGGAAATAAGGATCCAATGATTATTACTCCTTGGATGAGAGTTGGAACAAACAAGAATGTTCAAATTCACTTATCATTTGGTGCAACTGAAGCAAAGCCTCCAGAAGATGTTGATGCAATAATGGATGTTACAGAAACTGGAACAACTTTAAAACAAAATGGACTGAAAATTATAGATACTGTAATGAAATCCAGTGCACATCTAATTGCAAATAAACAATCTCTAAAAGATAAGAACAAACGTGAAAAAATATTTGATATTGTAACTTTAATGAGTGGTGCAGTTCAAGGAAAAAAATACTTACACTTGTATCTTAACATCAAAGAAAATAATTTGAAAAAGCTTCTCAAAGAACTTCCTTCATTAAAGAAACCAACTGTTAGCCCATTAAGTGAAAAAGGTTGGGTAGGTGTAAACACTGTAATCTTAAAAACTGATTTCCACAAACTAATACCTAAACTTCGAAAGATTGCTCAAGGAATAGTTGTACATGAACCACGACAAATTCTTCAGTTAGAGGAGATAAAGCGTGACGAAGAAAATTGA
- a CDS encoding hydroxymethylglutaryl-CoA reductase, degradative, whose translation MADSSIPKFFEKTHEEKLDIICNFSDLNDDELNHLKNATGGLDFEYANKMIENAIGTFSLPLGIATNFKINNVDYLVPMVIEEPSVIAAASKAAKIAKLHGGFTAKVDGNISIGQIQVLDVDIQESISTINSNSDQIIELANSSSKTLPKLGKGAKEVKCKEIKTPSSSMLIVELMIDVGDAMGANVTNTMCETVAPLIEKLTGGKTLLRILSNYSTKRMVTATATFDKDAVGGEQVVNDMISAFDFADNDVYRAVTHNKGVMNGAISVANATGQDSRAIEAAAHAYASHTGRYRSLTQWSKDNDGHLVGKFEIPLSVGIVGGVTNNHPIAKLCTKILNLKNVQELSCIIASTGLAQNFAAMRALATEGIQKGHMKLHARKEASNS comes from the coding sequence ATGGCTGATTCATCGATTCCAAAATTTTTTGAGAAAACTCATGAGGAGAAATTGGATATTATTTGTAATTTCTCAGATCTTAATGATGATGAATTAAATCATCTCAAAAATGCAACTGGTGGATTGGATTTTGAATATGCAAACAAAATGATTGAAAATGCAATTGGTACATTTTCGCTTCCTCTTGGGATTGCTACTAATTTTAAAATTAACAATGTGGATTATCTTGTTCCTATGGTAATTGAAGAACCATCAGTAATTGCTGCTGCATCAAAGGCTGCAAAAATTGCTAAACTTCATGGTGGTTTTACTGCAAAAGTTGATGGAAATATCAGTATTGGACAAATCCAAGTTTTAGATGTAGATATTCAAGAATCAATTTCTACTATAAATTCAAATTCTGATCAGATAATTGAACTAGCAAATTCTTCAAGTAAAACATTACCAAAATTAGGTAAGGGTGCAAAAGAAGTAAAATGTAAAGAAATCAAAACTCCCTCATCATCTATGTTAATTGTAGAATTGATGATTGATGTAGGTGATGCTATGGGTGCAAATGTAACTAATACTATGTGTGAAACTGTTGCACCATTAATTGAAAAATTAACAGGTGGAAAAACATTATTGAGAATACTTTCAAATTATTCTACCAAACGAATGGTAACAGCAACTGCAACATTTGATAAAGATGCAGTTGGTGGAGAACAAGTCGTTAATGACATGATCTCTGCATTTGATTTTGCTGATAATGATGTTTATCGTGCAGTTACTCATAACAAAGGTGTCATGAACGGTGCAATTTCTGTTGCAAATGCTACAGGACAAGACAGTCGTGCAATTGAAGCAGCTGCACATGCATATGCATCTCACACTGGACGATATCGCTCGTTAACGCAATGGTCAAAAGATAATGACGGACATCTTGTTGGAAAATTTGAAATTCCTCTTTCAGTTGGAATTGTTGGAGGAGTTACTAATAATCACCCAATTGCAAAACTTTGTACTAAAATACTTAATCTAAAAAATGTCCAAGAATTATCATGTATTATTGCTTCAACCGGATTGGCACAAAATTTTGCTGCTATGCGTGCCTTAGCAACAGAAGGAATTCAGAAAGGTCACATGAAATTACACGCTCGAAAAGAGGCAAGTAATTCCTAA
- the hisD gene encoding histidinol dehydrogenase encodes MKILQVSNVDSFVEARRQKTSQKDRKIVQSILDDVRKNGDSAVKKYEQKFNGRKTTQLRVSKQEAKNAKITDAEFTALQLSAIRLSKSQRILNKSLIQSVKKISDISFVPVPSVGCYIPGGQARYPSSAIMSVITAAEAGVKKIVVVSPPNSDGKIDPMTITVAQNCGAEIYKVGGAQAIAALAYGTKSIPKVDKIVGPGGKFVSIAKSIVSEETSIDMIAGPTELGIIVDSTADPELVAYDLISQAEHSNDTMCFVITTSKSKATQIQKSLKKIIPNIERSSIVKQSISKNGFIAVCKNQKDVIELANKIAPEHMELMVKGAKVLSKKITGPGLVLIGKNTPSSASDYLLGTNHILPTNGFGRTRGGLSVLDFLKLQTTLETKKSELSKISDKLKILTDAEGLPNHYKAVEKRLK; translated from the coding sequence ATCAAGATATTACAGGTTAGTAATGTTGACAGTTTTGTAGAAGCCAGACGTCAAAAAACCTCACAAAAAGATAGAAAAATTGTACAATCAATCTTAGATGATGTAAGAAAGAATGGTGATTCTGCTGTCAAAAAATACGAACAAAAATTCAATGGAAGAAAAACAACTCAATTACGTGTAAGTAAACAAGAAGCAAAAAATGCAAAGATTACTGATGCAGAATTTACTGCATTACAGTTATCCGCAATACGACTATCTAAATCACAAAGAATTCTAAACAAAAGTTTGATTCAATCTGTCAAGAAAATCTCTGATATTTCATTTGTTCCTGTTCCAAGTGTTGGTTGTTACATACCTGGAGGTCAAGCCCGATATCCAAGTTCAGCAATTATGTCTGTAATTACTGCTGCTGAGGCTGGGGTAAAGAAAATTGTAGTTGTTTCTCCTCCAAATTCTGATGGAAAAATAGATCCTATGACAATTACTGTTGCTCAAAATTGTGGTGCAGAAATCTACAAAGTAGGTGGTGCACAAGCAATAGCTGCACTTGCATATGGAACAAAATCTATACCAAAAGTCGATAAAATTGTTGGGCCTGGAGGAAAGTTCGTTAGTATTGCTAAATCAATTGTAAGTGAAGAAACCTCAATTGATATGATTGCAGGACCCACTGAACTTGGAATTATAGTTGATTCAACTGCCGATCCTGAATTGGTTGCATATGATCTTATTTCTCAAGCAGAGCACAGCAATGATACAATGTGTTTTGTTATTACGACATCAAAATCAAAGGCAACTCAAATTCAAAAATCACTCAAAAAAATAATTCCAAATATAGAGAGAAGTTCTATCGTAAAACAGAGTATCTCAAAGAATGGATTCATTGCAGTTTGTAAAAATCAAAAAGATGTAATTGAATTAGCAAATAAAATTGCACCAGAACACATGGAATTAATGGTGAAAGGTGCTAAAGTACTATCCAAAAAAATCACTGGTCCTGGTTTAGTCTTAATTGGAAAAAATACTCCATCTTCTGCAAGTGATTATCTTTTAGGTACTAATCACATACTTCCAACTAATGGATTTGGTAGAACTAGAGGAGGATTATCTGTATTGGATTTCTTAAAATTACAAACTACACTGGAAACAAAGAAGTCAGAACTTAGTAAAATTTCT